A single Tenacibaculum sp. Bg11-29 DNA region contains:
- a CDS encoding o-succinylbenzoate synthase — MIKATYHKHLLKFKQASGTSRGILRTKETWFIKLSKDNKQGFGECGLFRGLSVDDTPNYEEKLKWVCENINQGLEILLLETAHFPSIQFGLEQAFLSLQADNPFELFPSDFTKGKQNIPINGLIWMGDKSFMQQQIKDKLAQGFSTIKMKIGAIDFDTEINLLKSIRNQFSAKEITLRVDANGGFTPNDALEKLKRLSELEIHSIEQPIEQGQWQEMASLCEKTPLPIALDEELIGVFTSEEKEKCIETIKPQYIILKPSLVGGFKGSEEWISIAKNYKADNWITSALESNVGLNAIAQFTYILNNPLPQGLGTGGLFTNNFDSPLEVSNGSLGYNKQKEWEFNFD; from the coding sequence ATGATAAAAGCAACCTATCATAAACATCTTCTTAAATTTAAGCAAGCAAGCGGAACATCTCGCGGAATTTTAAGAACCAAAGAAACTTGGTTTATAAAGCTATCAAAAGATAATAAACAAGGTTTTGGAGAATGCGGATTGTTTAGAGGTTTGAGTGTTGATGATACACCTAATTATGAAGAAAAATTAAAATGGGTTTGTGAAAATATTAATCAAGGGTTAGAAATATTATTGTTAGAAACTGCTCACTTCCCGTCTATTCAATTCGGATTAGAGCAAGCTTTTTTATCTTTACAGGCAGATAATCCGTTCGAATTATTTCCTTCAGACTTTACAAAAGGAAAACAAAACATTCCGATTAACGGATTAATTTGGATGGGAGATAAGTCTTTTATGCAACAGCAAATAAAAGATAAGTTGGCACAAGGTTTTTCAACAATTAAAATGAAAATTGGAGCAATAGACTTTGATACAGAAATAAACTTATTAAAATCAATTAGAAACCAATTCTCAGCAAAAGAAATAACCTTACGAGTAGATGCAAACGGAGGATTTACACCAAATGATGCCTTAGAAAAGTTAAAACGATTATCTGAATTAGAAATACATTCAATCGAACAACCTATAGAACAAGGACAATGGCAAGAGATGGCAAGTTTGTGTGAAAAAACACCGCTACCAATAGCTTTAGACGAAGAGTTGATAGGTGTTTTTACATCCGAAGAAAAAGAAAAATGTATCGAAACAATAAAACCTCAATACATTATTTTAAAACCAAGTTTAGTTGGTGGTTTTAAAGGGAGTGAAGAATGGATTTCGATAGCTAAAAATTACAAAGCAGATAATTGGATAACATCAGCATTAGAAAGCAATGTAGGATTAAATGCAATAGCACAATTTACATATATATTAAATAATCCTTTACCCCAAGGGCTAGGAACAGGTGGTTTATTTACCAATAATTTCGATAGTCCGTTAGAAGTCTCAAACGGCAGTTTGGGTTATAATAAACAAAAAGAATGGGAATTTAATTTTGACTAA
- a CDS encoding CPBP family intramembrane glutamic endopeptidase yields the protein MNFIQQAYKGRNSWPYYLGGILLVIFGWQFVGIIPLTITAALHSSGIGEFTRAANDSFMGLGINKNLFLFIMILMFAIGLLFLFITIKYIHKRAVKTLITSRETIDWKRFWFGFITFGIVALIVTFLGIFLSPENYTWNFKPVPFFTLVAISFLFLPLQTSFEELLFRGYFMQGLGTWFKNRWVPLIITSIAFGLLHGANPEVEKLGYISMVFYIGTGFFFGIATLMDEGTELALGLHAVNNIIAAFLVTTNWTVFQTDALFIDISEPSVEVEMFSLVFVIYPLMLFLFSKKYGWKNWKEKLFGSIEKPT from the coding sequence ATGAATTTTATACAACAAGCATATAAAGGAAGAAATAGTTGGCCGTATTACTTGGGCGGTATTTTATTAGTCATATTTGGCTGGCAATTTGTAGGAATAATTCCGTTAACAATTACAGCAGCATTACACTCATCAGGTATTGGAGAGTTTACTCGTGCAGCTAATGATAGCTTTATGGGACTAGGAATAAACAAAAATTTATTCTTATTCATAATGATACTAATGTTTGCTATTGGATTACTTTTTTTATTTATAACAATAAAATATATTCATAAAAGAGCTGTAAAAACATTGATAACAAGTAGAGAGACTATTGATTGGAAACGATTTTGGTTTGGATTTATAACTTTCGGAATCGTTGCCTTAATAGTAACATTTTTAGGCATATTTTTATCACCAGAAAATTATACGTGGAATTTTAAACCCGTTCCATTTTTTACCTTAGTAGCAATTTCTTTTTTATTTTTGCCGTTGCAAACAAGTTTTGAAGAGTTACTCTTTAGAGGATATTTTATGCAAGGTTTAGGAACTTGGTTTAAAAACAGGTGGGTGCCATTAATTATAACATCAATAGCATTTGGTTTATTACATGGAGCAAATCCAGAAGTTGAAAAATTAGGATACATTTCTATGGTATTTTATATAGGAACAGGATTCTTTTTTGGTATTGCAACTTTAATGGATGAAGGAACAGAGTTGGCTTTAGGTTTACATGCGGTAAATAATATAATAGCGGCATTTTTAGTAACTACAAATTGGACTGTTTTTCAAACAGATGCGCTGTTTATAGATATTTCAGAACCATCAGTAGAAGTAGAAATGTTTTCTTTAGTATTTGTAATTTATCCACTAATGCTGTTTTTATTTTCTAAAAAATACGGTTGGAAAAATTGGAAAGAGAAATTATTTGGTAGCATAGAAAAACCAACCTAA
- a CDS encoding AMP-binding protein — MKNQIHKKFKLNGKSFLSEDELIDFSKTISNSVVTFLTDWFNENDFVIVQTSGSTGKPKPIALKKEFMKNSALATGAFFNLKENTTALLCLSTDYIAGKMMLVRALTLGWQLDIITTEASPLKEINKQYDFSAMVPLQLRNSLNELHRVNKLIVGGGVVSNDLIDAIQTISTKVFATYGMTETITHIAIKKLNNFTSLKGETKKQSFYETLPNVKIDVDARSCLIIEAQKVSSEIISTNDVVKIISETEFEWLGRYDNVINSGGIKLHPEKIEEKLSEIITNRFFVIGMPDAILGEKLILIIEGTKGTIDYSLLRNLTKYETPKKIYFLDKFIETATKKIQRKKTLKLLSIF, encoded by the coding sequence ATGAAAAATCAGATTCATAAAAAATTTAAGTTAAACGGAAAATCATTTTTATCAGAAGATGAATTAATCGATTTTTCTAAAACTATTTCAAACTCTGTAGTTACTTTTTTAACTGATTGGTTTAACGAAAATGATTTTGTAATTGTACAAACCTCAGGATCTACCGGAAAACCGAAACCAATTGCTTTAAAAAAAGAGTTTATGAAAAACTCAGCTTTAGCTACTGGAGCATTTTTTAATTTAAAAGAAAATACAACAGCATTGTTATGCTTATCTACCGATTATATTGCAGGTAAAATGATGTTAGTTCGTGCATTAACTTTAGGTTGGCAGTTAGATATTATAACAACAGAAGCAAGTCCTTTAAAAGAAATAAACAAGCAATATGATTTTTCGGCAATGGTTCCGTTACAATTACGAAACTCACTAAACGAATTACATAGGGTAAATAAATTGATTGTTGGTGGAGGCGTAGTGTCTAACGATTTAATTGATGCTATTCAGACTATTTCAACAAAAGTATTCGCAACCTATGGTATGACTGAGACCATTACTCATATCGCCATAAAAAAATTAAATAATTTTACGTCATTAAAAGGAGAAACTAAGAAACAGTCTTTTTACGAAACCTTACCTAATGTGAAAATTGATGTAGATGCTAGAAGTTGTTTAATTATTGAAGCACAAAAAGTATCATCAGAAATAATTAGTACGAATGATGTTGTTAAAATAATTTCTGAAACTGAATTTGAATGGTTAGGACGTTATGATAACGTAATAAACTCTGGAGGAATAAAACTACATCCAGAAAAAATAGAAGAAAAATTATCAGAGATAATAACAAACCGCTTTTTTGTGATTGGTATGCCTGATGCTATTTTAGGAGAAAAATTAATTTTAATTATTGAAGGAACAAAGGGAACGATTGATTATAGCTTACTTAGAAATTTAACTAAATACGAAACTCCAAAAAAGATTTATTTCTTAGATAAATTTATTGAAACAGCAACAAAAAAAATACAACGAAAAAAAACATTAAAACTTTTATCGATATTTTAA
- a CDS encoding sterol desaturase family protein, whose product MSFSKLVSLFEASGIMTFVVYFFLFNLGLIILEIILDFFSSKERRWKDSGANFIIFLINQLLEKAIIGSVGVICLMLFHWLTPLNIPMNVFTWIIAFFVADFTYYWMHRIEHEHRILWASHSVHHSSKDYNLTISFRLSIVEGLFEWIFLIPMILIGFSPFQAIVSLILVAQFQTWIHTERIGKLGWLDEVFNTPSVHRVHHGSNNKYLDKNYGGFLIIWDKLFGTFQREEEKVIYGLTKNIETNNPITINFIEYKNIWKDVKMCRTKKDKLKIIFGNLIWKPDYFKDKT is encoded by the coding sequence ATGAGTTTTTCAAAACTAGTATCTCTTTTCGAAGCATCTGGAATAATGACATTTGTCGTTTACTTTTTTTTATTTAATTTAGGGTTGATAATCTTAGAGATTATTCTAGATTTTTTCTCATCTAAAGAACGACGATGGAAAGATTCTGGAGCAAACTTTATTATTTTTTTAATAAACCAACTACTAGAAAAAGCAATTATAGGTTCGGTAGGTGTTATTTGTTTAATGTTATTTCATTGGCTAACTCCACTAAACATCCCTATGAATGTTTTTACATGGATAATCGCATTTTTTGTAGCTGATTTTACTTATTACTGGATGCACCGTATAGAGCACGAACATCGTATTTTATGGGCAAGCCATAGTGTACATCATTCATCAAAAGATTATAATTTAACGATTTCTTTTAGACTTAGTATTGTTGAAGGCCTTTTTGAATGGATTTTCTTAATACCAATGATATTAATCGGCTTTTCTCCTTTTCAAGCTATTGTAAGTTTAATTTTAGTTGCACAGTTTCAAACGTGGATTCATACCGAACGTATTGGTAAATTAGGTTGGTTAGATGAAGTATTTAATACACCTTCTGTACATCGTGTGCATCACGGCTCTAACAACAAGTATCTTGACAAAAATTATGGTGGTTTTTTAATTATTTGGGATAAATTATTTGGGACTTTTCAAAGAGAAGAAGAAAAAGTTATTTATGGACTTACAAAGAATATTGAAACAAATAATCCAATAACAATAAATTTTATTGAGTACAAAAATATTTGGAAAGATGTTAAAATGTGTAGAACAAAAAAAGATAAATTAAAAATTATTTTTGGAAATCTGATTTGGAAGCCTGATTATTTTAAAGACAAAACTTAA
- a CDS encoding helix-turn-helix domain-containing protein, whose product MNVLDITPLLSQIIGVLLLIFILFKKSGLGKNKKIKIVLAMIVLVYTFTAFDYYIIINNKGNTSYFGISYLFTHLLGFLLYYFVVLFTNTTINLKKGVLIVVGYTILRWIFFFPLFEYNSLQEFIEFVSKSNYNEWLELEYIITSFINILLFTLAFLRLYKSPFIVDLNESEIFKYKWIKLVLIAFVLLQLGTFISEIVGSFRINNSKVFESYAAYMKFETLLISIFFFVFTFSIMHFPVFAFTGNFEDLPKVTKNKYTKSSLIDSSELFNEINYLVKNEKLYLDFDIKLNTLSEKLGKSIHHISQAINQNAQMSFPDFINNFRIEEAKKKLLQPKPDTIFAISLDVGFNSKAAFYSAFKKNTSQTPTAFKKAHNSI is encoded by the coding sequence ATGAATGTATTAGATATCACACCTTTATTAAGCCAAATAATAGGCGTTTTATTATTGATTTTTATTCTATTTAAAAAATCAGGTTTAGGAAAAAACAAAAAGATTAAAATCGTTTTAGCAATGATTGTTTTAGTCTATACATTTACTGCATTCGATTACTACATTATAATAAACAATAAAGGGAATACATCTTATTTTGGAATTTCATATTTATTTACTCATTTATTAGGCTTTCTTCTCTATTATTTCGTTGTTTTATTTACAAACACAACAATCAATCTAAAAAAGGGAGTACTTATTGTTGTTGGATATACCATTTTGCGTTGGATTTTCTTTTTTCCTCTTTTCGAATATAATTCACTACAAGAATTCATAGAGTTTGTTTCAAAATCTAATTATAATGAGTGGTTAGAATTAGAATATATTATAACAAGTTTTATTAATATTTTGTTATTTACACTAGCATTTTTAAGGCTATACAAATCACCATTTATTGTAGATTTAAATGAAAGTGAGATATTTAAATATAAGTGGATAAAATTAGTGCTAATTGCATTTGTGTTATTGCAATTAGGTACTTTTATAAGTGAAATTGTAGGAAGTTTTAGAATCAACAATTCAAAAGTGTTTGAAAGCTATGCTGCTTATATGAAATTTGAAACATTGCTCATTTCTATTTTCTTTTTCGTTTTTACTTTTTCTATTATGCACTTTCCTGTATTTGCTTTTACTGGTAATTTTGAAGATTTACCAAAAGTTACTAAAAATAAATACACCAAATCATCATTAATTGATTCTTCAGAGCTTTTTAATGAAATTAATTATTTAGTGAAAAATGAAAAATTATATTTAGATTTTGATATAAAACTAAATACATTATCAGAAAAACTAGGAAAATCAATTCATCATATTTCGCAAGCTATAAATCAGAATGCTCAAATGAGTTTTCCTGATTTTATTAATAATTTTAGAATTGAAGAAGCGAAAAAAAAGCTGCTTCAACCAAAACCAGATACCATTTTTGCAATTTCTTTAGATGTCGGTTTTAATAGTAAAGCTGCATTTTATTCAGCATTTAAAAAAAATACTTCGCAAACACCAACAGCGTTTAAAAAGGCACATAATTCTATCTAA
- a CDS encoding porin family protein, with the protein MGNTTINAQSDNTTIFGIKGGVNLSKINNGKNKLGMVIGAFAEFKMSDKFSIQPELLYSKQGAKFGSNNLKLNYINVPVLAKFSPINKISIEAGPQLGYLLSKSGGTLAKSNYKKLDLSAVIGLNYQISETIGIDARYNLGLKDITKTPGKHKIKFFNFCYLINFKN; encoded by the coding sequence ATAGGAAATACCACGATTAATGCGCAATCAGATAATACTACTATTTTTGGGATAAAAGGTGGGGTAAATTTATCAAAAATTAATAATGGTAAAAATAAACTTGGAATGGTTATAGGTGCCTTTGCTGAATTTAAAATGTCAGATAAATTTTCTATTCAACCAGAGTTACTTTACTCTAAACAAGGTGCTAAATTTGGTTCAAACAATTTAAAATTAAATTATATAAATGTGCCTGTTTTAGCAAAGTTCTCCCCAATTAACAAAATTAGTATTGAAGCTGGTCCGCAACTAGGTTATTTATTGAGTAAATCAGGAGGAACTCTAGCTAAGAGTAATTACAAAAAACTAGATTTATCAGCAGTAATAGGACTTAATTATCAAATAAGTGAAACTATTGGTATTGATGCACGTTATAACTTAGGTTTAAAAGATATCACAAAAACACCAGGTAAGCATAAAATAAAGTTTTTCAATTTTTGTTATCTTATAAATTTTAAGAATTAA
- a CDS encoding zinc-ribbon domain-containing protein, translating to MIIYGTKGSHLKSKNINAIKCDRCQQSETHTMSIYGKYAYIYWIPVFPLSKKGFSECQNCKSTLEPQEMNPQLRNRFNEFHESVKTPVTYWSGLIIIGLFMLYVFSIGLFR from the coding sequence ATGATTATTTACGGGACAAAAGGTTCACACTTAAAAAGTAAAAATATAAATGCTATTAAATGTGATAGATGCCAACAATCAGAAACACATACTATGAGTATTTATGGTAAATATGCCTATATATATTGGATACCCGTTTTTCCTTTATCTAAAAAGGGTTTTTCTGAATGTCAAAATTGTAAATCTACTCTAGAACCTCAAGAAATGAACCCTCAATTACGCAATAGATTTAATGAGTTTCATGAAAGTGTTAAAACACCTGTTACTTATTGGTCTGGTTTAATAATTATTGGTTTGTTTATGCTTTATGTATTTTCAATTGGTTTATTTAGATAA
- a CDS encoding VIT domain-containing protein codes for MKTKLIYLLLLLFALSSFSQEIPIIKVGKQIISIKKLNVNVSVVGDIAITTYDMEFYNPKNRVLEGELFFPLGENQSVTRFALDISGNLREAVVVEKEKARVAFESTVRKRIDPALLEQTKGNNYKARIYPIPARGYKRVVVAFQQKLVLSNESYYYKLPFNFKNKLEEFSLSFDIFNQKNKPVFTKGMIKEFLYDSKNERYYARVNKRKTSVIKPVLIKIPLNVNKEKVLVNENCFYFNKQLNIKERKVALKRDITIFWDISLSQKNKKRDTEIAFLNAYFNKVKNCKVNLVLFSTKIKSKKEYHVKNGSWAILKDKIETIIYDGASSFTFLKKYKDSSKLGFLFTDGLNTLSNSSISFNNKTHIINSSVSANHIILKNAATASGGKYINLQQMSITNAIDKISNMQLQFLGTNFSVEELEVYPKKGSVVTTNFSITGKGNYVNKKIELYFGFGIDTIKTVSFLVKKNKVDIPVITKIWAQSKLENLIINSKENKEEIIKLSKKYQIISPFTSMLILDSVEDYVIHNIEPPKELRNKYDELIAQKINNKKERLERIRENLLSDYKDFFNWYNKDYIGIDIDKSNRLKKDSIVRNIQREGSQITPDTTIDNNNNNNNNNKFFISGIVVDDNGALPGVMITVKGTTNGVETDFDGKYKVKVKKTDVLIFSFVGMRTVEKVMNDNTNVNVLMENDNILDEVVVTAFGVTKEVRTLNAAVSIVSSENISSTLHKKVVDVKIRGLSSVSASNPLFVVDGSVMNKNPNLKSNEIQSIYTLTKKQGESIYGSKAKNGIMVIVTKNGFENDLKGIKDFENLIKEKVELKGWNPDTPYLKVLNKIKDNKLAYLKYIELREKYGKSPSFYVDVTDFFKSRKAEELAIQILTNVAEIDLDNYELLKALAYKFEEYKLYKYAVYIYKEVLKLRPEDIQSYRDLALVYEYIGDYQKSVDLLYKIVNGELLEKDENRRFSGIEVIALNELNRMISLYNNQLTISHIDKSYINNTKTAIRVLIDWNHNDTDIDLWVTDPNGEKCYYSHKKTKIGGLMSNDMTQGFGPEQFVLKKTIKGSYKINVKYYASGQQKISGPTFLKVTTFKNYGYKNEQKNTQLVRLVKADDVLDIGELFF; via the coding sequence ATGAAAACTAAACTAATTTACCTACTACTATTATTATTTGCTTTAAGTTCTTTTTCACAAGAAATACCTATTATAAAAGTTGGAAAACAAATAATTTCAATAAAAAAATTAAATGTTAACGTTTCTGTAGTTGGAGATATTGCAATTACAACTTATGACATGGAATTCTACAATCCTAAAAATAGAGTTTTAGAAGGTGAGCTTTTTTTTCCTTTAGGAGAAAATCAATCAGTAACTCGTTTTGCATTAGATATAAGTGGAAATTTAAGAGAGGCTGTTGTTGTTGAAAAAGAAAAAGCTAGAGTTGCTTTTGAAAGTACGGTTAGAAAAAGAATTGACCCTGCTTTATTAGAACAAACAAAAGGTAATAATTATAAAGCAAGAATTTATCCAATACCAGCAAGAGGATATAAAAGAGTAGTGGTAGCTTTTCAACAAAAATTAGTATTAAGTAATGAGTCTTATTATTATAAATTGCCTTTTAATTTTAAAAATAAATTAGAAGAGTTTTCACTTTCATTTGATATTTTTAATCAAAAAAACAAACCTGTTTTTACTAAAGGTATGATAAAAGAGTTTTTATATGATAGTAAAAATGAAAGGTATTATGCTAGAGTAAATAAAAGAAAAACAAGCGTTATAAAACCAGTTTTAATTAAAATACCCTTAAATGTTAATAAGGAGAAAGTCTTAGTAAATGAAAACTGCTTTTATTTTAATAAACAATTAAATATAAAAGAAAGAAAGGTTGCTTTAAAAAGGGACATTACTATTTTTTGGGATATATCATTATCACAAAAAAATAAAAAGAGAGACACAGAAATAGCTTTCTTGAATGCTTATTTTAATAAAGTAAAAAATTGTAAAGTAAACTTGGTGCTTTTTAGCACAAAAATTAAATCTAAAAAGGAATACCATGTAAAAAATGGAAGTTGGGCTATTTTAAAAGATAAAATAGAAACTATTATTTATGATGGAGCCTCTTCGTTTACTTTTTTAAAAAAATACAAAGACAGTTCTAAATTGGGGTTTCTATTTACAGATGGTTTAAATACATTAAGTAACTCTAGTATATCATTCAATAATAAAACACATATAATTAATAGTTCAGTATCAGCAAATCATATTATTTTAAAAAATGCAGCAACCGCTTCTGGAGGAAAATATATTAATCTTCAGCAAATGTCAATAACGAATGCTATTGACAAAATTTCAAATATGCAGCTTCAATTTTTAGGAACTAATTTTTCAGTAGAAGAGCTAGAGGTTTACCCCAAAAAGGGTAGCGTAGTAACAACTAATTTTTCAATTACAGGAAAAGGAAATTATGTAAATAAAAAAATTGAACTTTATTTCGGATTTGGAATAGATACTATTAAAACAGTTTCGTTTCTTGTTAAGAAAAATAAAGTAGATATCCCTGTTATTACAAAAATATGGGCTCAAAGTAAATTAGAAAACTTAATAATTAATTCTAAAGAAAATAAAGAAGAAATTATTAAACTAAGTAAAAAGTATCAAATAATAAGCCCATTTACCTCAATGTTAATTTTAGATAGTGTTGAAGATTATGTAATTCATAATATTGAGCCCCCAAAAGAATTAAGAAATAAGTATGATGAATTAATTGCGCAGAAAATTAATAATAAAAAAGAAAGACTTGAAAGGATAAGAGAGAATTTATTAAGTGATTATAAAGATTTTTTTAACTGGTATAATAAAGATTATATAGGCATTGATATTGATAAGAGTAACAGATTAAAAAAAGATTCAATTGTAAGAAATATTCAAAGAGAAGGATCACAAATTACACCTGACACAACTATAGATAATAATAATAATAATAATAATAATAATAAGTTTTTTATTTCAGGAATAGTAGTAGATGATAATGGTGCTTTGCCTGGGGTTATGATAACGGTAAAAGGTACTACAAATGGAGTTGAAACAGATTTTGATGGAAAATATAAAGTAAAAGTAAAAAAGACTGATGTGTTAATCTTTTCATTTGTAGGGATGAGAACAGTAGAGAAGGTAATGAATGATAATACAAATGTTAATGTGCTAATGGAAAATGACAACATTTTAGACGAAGTAGTTGTTACAGCATTCGGGGTTACTAAAGAAGTTAGAACTTTAAATGCTGCGGTATCGATTGTTAGTTCGGAAAATATTTCTAGTACTTTACATAAAAAAGTAGTAGATGTTAAAATAAGAGGTTTAAGTTCAGTTTCAGCTTCTAATCCTTTATTTGTAGTTGATGGTAGTGTAATGAATAAAAACCCTAATTTAAAATCAAATGAGATTCAATCTATTTATACTTTAACAAAAAAACAAGGGGAAAGTATTTATGGTAGTAAAGCTAAAAATGGCATTATGGTTATAGTAACCAAAAACGGATTTGAGAATGATTTAAAGGGAATTAAAGATTTTGAAAATTTGATAAAAGAAAAGGTAGAATTAAAAGGGTGGAACCCCGATACTCCTTATTTAAAAGTACTGAATAAAATTAAAGATAATAAGTTAGCTTATTTAAAATATATAGAATTAAGAGAGAAATATGGTAAATCTCCATCTTTTTATGTTGATGTAACAGATTTTTTTAAAAGTAGAAAAGCAGAAGAACTAGCAATTCAAATTTTAACAAATGTTGCAGAAATAGATTTAGATAACTATGAATTGTTAAAAGCATTGGCTTATAAATTTGAAGAATATAAATTATATAAATATGCGGTATATATTTATAAAGAAGTTTTAAAATTAAGACCAGAAGATATACAGTCTTATAGAGATTTAGCATTGGTTTATGAATATATAGGTGATTACCAGAAATCTGTAGATTTACTATATAAAATTGTTAACGGAGAATTATTAGAGAAAGATGAAAATAGAAGATTTTCGGGTATTGAGGTAATTGCATTAAATGAATTAAATAGAATGATTTCTCTTTACAATAACCAACTAACAATTTCTCATATAGATAAAAGTTACATAAATAATACGAAAACAGCTATTAGAGTTCTAATAGATTGGAATCATAACGATACTGATATAGATTTATGGGTTACTGATCCAAACGGCGAAAAATGCTATTATAGTCACAAAAAAACCAAAATAGGAGGTTTAATGTCTAATGATATGACTCAAGGTTTTGGCCCAGAGCAATTTGTATTAAAGAAAACAATTAAAGGTTCTTATAAGATTAATGTTAAGTATTATGCAAGTGGTCAGCAAAAAATATCAGGACCTACTTTTTTAAAAGTAACTACATTTAAAAACTATGGGTATAAAAATGAACAAAAAAATACACAACTTGTTAGGTTAGTAAAGGCTGATGATGTTTTAGATATTGGTGAGCTGTTTTTTTAA
- the ric gene encoding iron-sulfur cluster repair di-iron protein — MKIKEKTVADYVTENIKTAHIFKKHGIDFCCGGAISVKEACAKNNVDSKVIENELLEVDAVKDVIEDYNKWELDFLMIYIENVHHTYVKESLPLISEYANKVAKVHGNHYTEVIKVNELFHTVANELISHMQKEEQILFPFIKKLVEAKKTEKKNIIAPFGTVRNPIQMMEHEHESAGDIFKNIAELTNNYTPPKEACNTFKALYAKLDEFEKDLHQHIHLENNILHPKAIALEKKLI; from the coding sequence ATGAAAATAAAAGAAAAAACGGTAGCAGATTATGTTACAGAAAATATTAAAACTGCACATATATTTAAAAAACACGGAATAGATTTTTGTTGTGGTGGAGCTATTTCTGTAAAAGAAGCCTGCGCTAAAAATAATGTTGATTCAAAAGTTATAGAAAATGAACTTTTAGAAGTAGATGCTGTTAAAGATGTTATAGAAGATTATAATAAATGGGAGCTGGATTTCTTAATGATTTATATTGAAAACGTACATCATACTTACGTAAAAGAAAGCTTACCTTTAATTTCTGAATATGCAAACAAAGTTGCCAAAGTTCACGGTAATCATTATACAGAAGTTATAAAAGTAAATGAACTTTTTCATACAGTTGCAAATGAATTAATTTCTCACATGCAAAAGGAAGAACAAATATTATTTCCTTTTATTAAGAAATTAGTTGAGGCAAAAAAAACTGAGAAAAAAAATATTATTGCACCATTTGGAACAGTTAGAAACCCTATTCAAATGATGGAACATGAGCATGAAAGTGCTGGTGATATTTTTAAAAATATTGCAGAATTAACAAATAATTATACTCCTCCTAAGGAAGCATGCAATACATTTAAAGCTTTATATGCTAAATTAGACGAGTTTGAAAAAGATTTACACCAACACATTCATTTAGAAAACAATATTCTTCACCCGAAAGCTATTGCTTTAGAAAAAAAATTAATATAA